A portion of the Drosophila innubila isolate TH190305 chromosome 3L unlocalized genomic scaffold, UK_Dinn_1.0 0_D_3L, whole genome shotgun sequence genome contains these proteins:
- the LOC117786860 gene encoding adenylate kinase isoenzyme 1-like isoform X1 — protein MLFMCHQMAMKKEAQEKHKAEQLRKAQAASDIPIIWVLGGPGCGKGTQCAKIVEKYGFTHLSSGDLLRDEVSSGSDKGRELQAIMTSGALVPNQEVLSLLNNAVTRAKGNSKGFLIDGYPREKNQGIAFEEQIAPADLALYFECSEETMLKRILSRAAAAAVKRADDNEATIRSRLQTFKQNTSDILGLYADKTLTINAERDVDDIFIDVVDAIDCILKKKQKAVKAC, from the exons Atg TTATTTATGTGTCACCAAATGGCCATGAAGAAGGAGGCCCAAGAGAAACACAAAGCGGAGCAGCTGCGTAAGGCACAAGCCGCT TCTGATATTCCTATCATCTGGGTTCTGGGCGGTCCCGGCTGTGGCAAGGGCACCCAATGCGCCAAAATTGTCGAGAAATATGGATTCACACATCTGAGCAGCGGTGATTTGCTGCGCGACGAG GTCAGCTCTGGCTCGGATAAGGGGCGTGAATTGCAGGCGATCATGACCAGCGGAGCTTTGGTGCCAAACCAGGAGGTGCTCTCCCTGCTGAATAACGCCGTGACACGTGCCAAGGGCAACTCAAAGGGTTTCCTTATCGATGGTTATCCACGCGAGAAGAATCAGGGTATTGCCTTTGAGGAGCAAATTGCACCCGCCGATTTGGCTTTATACTTTGAATGCTCCGAGGAGACGATGCTGAAGCGCATCCTATCacgagcagctgctgccgctgtgaAGCGGGCTGATGACAATGAGGCAACAATTCGATCCCGTTTGCAAACCTTCAAGCAAAATACAAGCGACATTTTGGGACTATATGCCGATAAGACGCTAACG ATCAATGCGGAACGTGATGTGGATGATATATTCATCGATGTTGTGGATGCCATCGACTGCATACTAAAGAAAAAGCAGAAAGCAGTGAAGGCTTGTTAG
- the LOC117786794 gene encoding pseudouridylate synthase 7 homolog, whose product MGKDRGRGGRGRRNFQSRPYNKNNWRGQKKEHAKHSNGDGNSQPRNKQPQQKCTLRENQVGITEFTNPNLAGFTGILKSRFSDFHVNEINTEGHVLQLNDISVPKLEIKPVDATQLEEWRKKLENVIDDDVWQQIAALSTAKYDAKSEQHVEVNVTSLDKEQRTQIHQLIKQLYLGKLVSKTLDQQPQNQEEKQDEAEPAEAKKVIRILKPKPGRSDNRWNFPGEYVNFVVHKVNMDTSEVASTIANQLHLRPSQVNYCGTKDKRAKTTQSFSIKRRTPEAIANAARGMRNVYIGNFSFTSSTLKLGDLQGNRFRIALRHITQPQEHIELALQSLKERGFINYYGLQRFGNSASVPTYEVGVALLKRDYKLACELILKPRDNDVEFMRAIREAWWENRDSAAAAAKFYNNKYIEKKLLDGLASFGENDYSAALRRIPRNMLLLYPHAYQSLIFNRIASRRIKEFGLKLIPGDLVYVEEDNNQQVPKAEEPAPESVDAVEDDMEVDGDNLLEEESIFKRKVRPLTAEDIASDKYKLSDVVLPLPGYDITYPNNECAAWYEQMLGEVGLSSELLRHKEKTYALGGAYRKLLIQTSDLKWSFRRYSTHEDTLIASDWEQLKNIEITPEPSESEGKYTALLLDFSLPTAAYATMLLRELFKQDTSTATQMQLEQAEILKKLQSDPQTVTDEAQPQPI is encoded by the exons atgggCAAGGATCGTGGTCGTGGAGGACGAGGACGTCGGAACTTTCAGTCCAGACcgtacaacaaaaacaactggcGCGGTCAGAAAAAGGAGCATGCAAAGCACAGCAATGGCGATGGAAATTCACAACCACGCAACAA acaaccacaacaaaaatgcacgTTGCGGGAGAATCAAGTGGGCATAACAGAGTTTACAAATCCAAATTTAGCCGGTTTCACAGGCATTCTGAAGTCCCGATTCTCCGATTTCCATGTGAATGAAATAAACACCGAAGGACACGTGTTGCAGCTAAATGATATCAGCGTACCAAAGTTGGAAATTAAAC CTGTGGATGCCACACAACTGGAGGAATGGCGTAAGAAACTGGAGAATGtaattgatgatgatgtgtGGCAGCAAATTGCCGCCTTGTCCACTGCCAAATATGATGCCAAGAGTGAACAGCATGTGGAAGTCAACGTTACCAGCCTGGACAAGGAGCAGCGCACACAAATCCACCAGTTGATCAAGCAGCTTTATCTCGGCAAACTGGTGTCCAAAACACTTGACCAGCAACCTCAAAATCAGGAAGAGAAACAGGATGAGGCAGAGCCTGCCGAGGCGAAGAAAGTTATACgtattttaaaaccaaaaccagGACGAT CTGACAATCGCTGGAACTTTCCGGGTGAATATGTGAATTTTGTGGTGCACAAAGTGAATATGGATACCAGTGAGGTGGCTTCAACGATTGCCAATCAATTACA TCTGCGTCCCTCCCAGGTGAATTACTGCGGCACCAAGGATAAACGGGCTAAAACCACTCAAAGCTTTTCCATAAAGCGTCGCACTCCGGAGGCAATTGCCAATGCTGCACGTGGTATGCGTAATGTCTACATTGGAAACTTTAGCTTCACGTCCAGCACATTAAAGCTGGGTGATCTTCAGGGGAATCGCTTCCGGATTGCATTGCGTCACATCACACAGCCGCAGGAGCACATTGAACTGGCATTGCAGTCGCTGAAGGAACGTGGCTTCATCAACTATTATGGCTTGCAGCGATTTGGCAATAGCGCCAGTGTGCCCACCTAtgaggtgggcgtggcattgctTAAGCGTGACTATAAGTTGGCCTGTGAGCTGATATTAAAGCCGCGTGACAACGATGTGGAGTTCATGCGTGCCATACGCGAAGCCTGGTGGGAGAATCGGGattcggctgctgctgctgccaagtTCTATAATAATAAGTACATAGAGAAGAAGCTGCTGGATGGACTGGCCTCATTTGGTGAGAATGATTACTCTGCAGCGCTGCGACGCATACCACGGAATATGCTGCTCCTGTATCCTCATGCCTATCAGAGTCTGATCTTTAATCGGATTGCATCGCGTCGTATCAAGGAGTTTGGACTCAAGTTAATACCTGGTGATTTGGTGTACGTCGAGGAGGATAACAACCAGCAAGTTCCGAAAGCTGAAGAGCCTGCACCTGAAAGTGTTGATGCCGTTGAAGATGACATGGAAGTGGATGGTGATAATTTACTGGAAGAAGAgtcgatttttaaacggaaagTGAGACCACTTACCGCCGAGGACATTGCCAGCGATAAGTACAAGCTGTCGGATGTTGTGCTACCATTGCCAGGCTATGACATAACATATCCCAACAACGAGTGTGCCGCTTGGTATGAGCAAATGCTCGGCGAGGTGGGTCTCTCCTCGGAGCTACTGCGCCACAAGGAAAAAACCTATGCTCTGGGTGGAGCTTATCGTAAATTGCTTATACAAACCAGCGACTTAAAATGGAGTTTCCGTCGGTATAGCACACATGAAGATACTTTAATAGCCTCTGATTGGGagcagttgaaaaatattgaaataacacCAGAGCCCTCTGAATCAGAGGGCAAGTATACAGCTTTATTGCTGGACTTTTCATTGCCAACAGCTGCCTATGCCACAATGTTACTGCGAGAATTATTCAAACAAGATACATCCACAGCCACGCAAATGCAACTGGAGCAGGCAGAAATCCTCAAGAAATTGCAATCAGATCCACAAACAGTTACGGACGAAGCGCAACCGCAGCCAATTTGA
- the LOC117786802 gene encoding zinc finger CCCH domain-containing protein 3 — MLPHISAEENIPPMGRKVYINPNFHNQMANSLQFQGLSNNNNALQSWDRPAIHINPHFLQRQREYQLQQLQQQQQLQQQQQQHVTYYQQTVAADLTPPPAKIISKASTCLVRKQTATPTVRTQPLKTVPPPPPTGCIQPPLVSLSKRKLIRQGASTIKPTTVTVRATSAVAPPAKRTKYKLVRAISLTSSSSTPLVKKRRTLLHDFVARYALRRTNDAVTGKKLSLKSPVLKPSVNKSLSMVSIHGVMYKKTAKNKLTKLDANRSSTKTAVQPQQPKANNSTGRTLFVRGTKFVLDPSGCRLTRVPVNTPQLSVNKSLRLRIDIGGLTYVSSAKTQNVFIRTSNHVSRAHLMTAKQRSLQLLNRSLVKTNVPCAIFQRLGKCAAYSRGKCRRLHDKRQVAICPSFLRGECTKSECLLSHNVTLEKMPVCRYYLRGVCVREDCPYLHKKLSYKAEICIDFLRGYCARAADCNMRHEFVCPEFARRGKCELSNCIYCKQMKQQKVIAPKSKSQSRLKTKVSICKMSVAKNGNTEETPSSSRYFKCESDKYGPLPDDRQEDHLEEETLDEETASGSSGPRQRIKLGTLPAFIPLGESED; from the exons ATGCTGCCACATATAAGTGCTGAAGAGAACATTCCGCCCATGGGGCGAAAGGTGTACATAAATCCCAATTTTCATAACCAAATGGCCAATTCACTGCAGTTTCAAGGTCTATCCAACAATAATAACGCGCTACAGTCATGGGATCGTCCAGCTATACATATAAATCCTCATTTTTTGCAACGCCAGCGGGAATATCAgctgcaacaactacaacagcagcaacaattacaacagcaacaacaacaacatgttaCGTATTATCAgcaaactgttgctgctgatttgACGCCACCTCCAGCTAAAATCATAAGCAAAGCTAGCACTTGCCTAGTACGCAAGCagactgccacgcccaccgtACGCACTCAGCCTCTGAAGACTGTGCCCCCGCCTCCGCCCACCGGATGCATTCAGCCGCCCTTGGTTAGCCTATCAAAGCGAAAGCTTATCAGACAAGGCGCCAGTACAATAAAACCAACGACAGTGACAGTGAGAGCCACAAGCGCAGTAGCTCCTCCTGCCAAACGCACCAAGTATAAGCTGGTGCGTGCCATCTCTCTAACCTCCAGCAGTAGCACGCCACTGGTAAAGAAACGTCGAACTTTGTTGCACGACTTTGTGGCACGTTACGCTCTTAGACGCACAAATGACGCAGTAACTGGCAAAAAGTTGAG CTTAAAATCACCCGTATTGAAGCCGAGCGTTAACAAATCTCTCAGCATGGTCAGCATACACGGCGTTATGTACAAGAAGACGGCCAAGAACAAGCTGACCAAGCTGGATGCAAACAGGtcatcaacaaaaacagctgTGCAGCCGCAACAACCGAAGGCAAACAACTCCACAGGTCGCACGCTGTTCGTACGCGGCACAAAGTTCGTGCTGGATCCCTCCGGATGTCGTTTAACCCGTGTGCCTGTCAACACGCCTCAACTGAGCGTAAATAAAAGCCTACGTCTTCGTATCGACATTGGCGGCTTGACATATGTATCTTCGGCAAAGACACAGAATGTATTTATACGCACCTCGAATCATGTTTCTCGTGCTCATCTCATGACTGCCAAGCAACGTAGTTTACAACTCCTCAATCGCTCACTTGTTAAGACCAATGTGCCCTGTGCAATCTTCCAGCGTCTGGGCAAGTGTGCGGCTTATAGTCGCGGCAAGTGTCGTCGTTTACATGATAAACGCCAGGTGGCCATCTGTCCAAG TTTTCTGCGTGGTGAATGCACCAAATCCGAATGTCTGCTCTCTCATAATGTAACGCTGGAGAAGATGCCTGTGTGTCGTTACTATTTACGTGGCGTTTGCGTTCGCGAGGATTGTCCATATCTGCATAAGAAGCTCAGTTACAAGGCAGAGATTTGCATTGACTTTTTACGTGGTTATTGCGCACGTGCCGCTGAT TGCAATATGCGCCATGAGTTTGTGTGTCCGGAATTTGCTCGTAGAGGCAAATGCGAGCTGTCCAACTGCATCTACTGCAAGCAAATGAAACAACAAAAGGTGATTGCACCAAAAAGCAAATCTCAATCTAGACTCAAGACCAAAGTGTCCATCTGCAAGATGTCAGTTGCTAAAAATGGAAACACTGAAGAGACGCCCAGCAGTTCACGCTACTTTAAGTGTGAAAGTGATAAGTATGGTCCCCTACCTGATGATCGGCAGGAGGATCACTTGGAGGAGGAAACGTTGGATGAAGAGACAGCATCAGGCAGCAGCGGTCCGCGACAGCGCATCAAACTTGGCACGCTGCCTGCATTTATACCGCTGGGTGAAAGCGAGGATTGA
- the LOC117786843 gene encoding brachyurin, with amino-acid sequence MQTKTNIQTLSLALGLILLLMLCLIGSSTGYAIGQSKFGRIEKFPYQVMLIGKQLWRRRILCGGTLLDKRWVLTAGHCTMGVTHFDVYLGTRSVEDTEQLGGLVLRSNKFIVHEGFNPETAANDIALVKLPVDVTFTTRIRPALLPIRQRLDQFTGMSVVASGWGATVEMTSSDAMQYTELKVISNADCAEEYDVVTAGVMCAKGLKDETVCTGDSGGPLVIKGTQVLVGITSFGPADGEAGGGCDRTSVPGGFTRVTHYLDWIESKIGSHSHTQTQHHHKYRDDNLV; translated from the coding sequence atgcaaacaaaaacaaatatacaaacattGAGCCTCGCTCTCGGTCTCATCCTGCTGCTCATGTTGTGTCTGATCGGATCGAGCACTGGCTATGCCATCGGTCAGTCCAAGTTTGGCAGAATTGAAAAGTTCCCCTACCAAGTGATGCTCATTGGCAAGCAGCTGTGGCGCAGGCGCATCCTCTGTGGCGGCACATTGCTGGACAAGCGTTGGGTCCTCACCGCCGGACATTGCACCATGGGCGTCACACATTTCGACGTGTATTTGGGGACGAGGAGCGTCGAGGATACTGAACAGCTGGGTGGACTTGTGCTACGCTCCAATAAATTCATTGTCCATGAGGGCTTCAATCCAGAGACGGCAGCGAATGACATTGCGCTGGTCAAGTTGCCCGTGGACGTGACATTCACAACCCGCATTCGACCGGCATTGTTGCCGATCAGACAACGTCTGGATCAGTTTACCGGTATGAGTGTGGTGGCCAGCGGTTGGGGCGCCACGGTGGAAATGACCAGCTCCGATGCCATGCAGTACACCGAGCTGAAGGTGATATCCAATGCCGACTGTGCCGAGGAGTACGATGTGGTCACCGCTGGCGTTATGTGCGCCAAGGGACTCAAGGATGAGACGGTCTGCACTGGCGATTCAGGTGGTCCCCTTGTCATAAAGGGCACCCAGGTGCTGGTGGGCATTACGAGTTTTGGACCCGCCGATGGCGAAGCTGGCGGTGGTTGTGATAGGACCAGTGTTCCCGGTGGTTTTACTCGTGTCACACACTATCTGGATTGGATCGAGAGTAAAATTGGCagccactcacacacacaaacacagcaTCATCACAAATATCGGGATGATAATCTCGTTTAA
- the LOC117786822 gene encoding uncharacterized protein LOC117786822, with amino-acid sequence MSGAPANLIEIKTKNLNLSAAELIAHRHAEVESPRIGLKRTKVAGTVAEEEELKNAYANLRSQLSTRRIERHTGRAIAVWHEDHHAAEVRRKDGKFESFGYSKQGKLYLEYYEALFLLELNRLQLEYCEMIVSVEQAYVLLLGEAASEKYNNYLVYSALSRAGYIVVKHQEVCDAPQISSVKAAAAITSEDCIWAILEETVSNKSVPEHIKASIYYATAQARLADLKHQITHTSTFLDENITEIEPQNDFEFNTRKRRAPSEPEEQGASKRTRFKKSKSLVDNLKTDSNYLRFQETFEKFDIVQLQENYYESKLDTSLRTFKINFDLHLHNEGFKRSAPKSPTFSVVILPADEPFPTQNEMIKCQQQLSHRAPLLVISVSESKQIQAFLYYTS; translated from the exons ATGAGCGGCGCGCCAGCGAATCtgattgaaattaaaacaaaaaacttaaatctaAG TGCTGCAGAACTCATTGCCCATCGACATGCAGAAGTTGAATCGCCACGAATCGGTCTAAAACGTACCAAAGTTGCAGGCACTGTAGCCGAAGAGGAGGAACTAAAAAATGCTTATG CAAATTTACGCTCTCAGTTGTCCACGAGACGTATTGAACGGCACACAGGACGTGCCATTGCCGTATGGCACGAGGATCATCATGCTGCTGAAGTGCGGCGCAAAGATGGAAAATTTGAGAGTTTTGGGTACAGCAAACAAGGCAAACTCTATTTGGAATATTACGAGGCATTATTCCTACTGGAATTG AATCGACTGCAACTGGAGTATTGCGAGATGATTGTTTCCGTGGAACAGGCTTATGTATTGCTGCTTGGTGAGGCAGCTAGCGAGAAATACAACAATTATTTGGTGTACTCGGCACTGTCACGCGCTGGTTATATTGTAGTCAAGCATCAGGAAGTCTGTGACGCTCCTCAAATCAGCTCAGTAAAAGCAGCTGCCGCAATAACCAGTGAGGATTGCATTTGGGCCATCTTGGAGGAGACTGTGAGCAATAAGTCGGTGCCTGAACACATCAAAGCATCCATATACTATGCTACCGCGCAGGCGCGCTTGGCAGATCTAAAGCACCAGATAACTCATACTTCAACGTTCTTGGATGAGAATATCACGGAAATAGAACcacaaaatgattttgaatttaacaCACGCAAACGAAGAGCACCCTCAGAGCCAGAGGAGCAGGGAGCTAGCAAAAGAACACGCTttaagaaaagcaaaagtctAGTCGATAATCTAAAAACAGATTCAAACTATTTGAGGTTTCAGGAAACATTTGAGAAATTCGACATAGTGCAGTTACAAGAGAATTATTATGAAAGTAAATTGGATACAAGCCTGAGAACTTTTAAGATTAACTTTGATTTACATCTACATAATGAAGGCTTCAAGCGAAGTGCGCCCAAATCGCCCACTTTTAGTGTTGTTATATTACCAGCCGATGAACCATTTCCTACCCAAAATGAGATGATCAAGTGCCAGCAACAACTCTCCCATCGTGCGCCGTTGCTTGTCATATCCGTTAGCGAATCTAAACAAATTCAGGCGTTTCTATATTATACGAGCTGA
- the LOC117786828 gene encoding THO complex subunit 6, producing the protein MKERDLKRAYNNVLAQAISTSQNFLFAGNRFGDIFILSLKELEKSTEEPPSKLQVCSQGSDLDINCLAFHRDFLIVGAVGLIYGLKWDEEEETLSTKRAWEIKIPMQVDAVEVPDVNCLWLCSETDALYAGCGDGIIYKINLEGGRVERDYRGHTDYVHCVVGHADGRIYSGSEDGTVRSWSDRQKIETSISEPYKDPKLLRPDWGKWIGAVAVNDDWLICGGGPRPAIFHLGSMQCTRAFDFPGRVHLCDFVDDSVIIGGEHNHVQFYTLNGKLEANIPVEHTASYSSIWQMNPFKFMSIAGFSNKLHILKDFRFLDSKIELYGNVLGDDVDTEDGEQQDEDASF; encoded by the exons atgaAGGAAAGAGACTTGAAGCGTGCTTATAACAATGTTTTGGCTCAAGCTATATCAACATCGCAAAATTTCCTGTTTGCTGGTAATCGTTTTGGCGACATTTTCATACTCAG CCTTAAGGAACTAGAAAAGAGCACGGAGGAACCGCCGAGCAAACTACAAGTGTGTTCACAGGGCAGCGATTTGGACATAAATTGCCTTGCGTTCCATCGCGACTTTTTAATAGTTGGCGCAGTTGGACTCATCTATGGTCTGAAGTGGGACGAGGAGGAGGAAACTTTGAGCACAAAGCGTGCCTGGGAGATCAAAATACCCATGCAAGTTGATGCTGTCGAAGTACCAGATGTCAATTGTCTTTGGCTGTGCTCCGAAACGGATGCATTGTACGCCGGCTGTGGCGATGGTATAATCTATAAAATTAACCTGGAAGGTGGACGCGTAGAGCGGGATTATCGTGGACACACGGACTATGTGCACTGCGTGGTCGGACATGCAGATGGACGCATTTATTCTGGCTCAGAAGACGGCACTGTGCGCTCTTGGAGTGACAGACAAAAGATAGAAACTTCGATATCCGAGCCATACAAGGATCCCAAGCTCTTGCGTCCGGATTGGGGCAAATGGATTGGTGCTGTAGCCGTCAACGATGATTGGCTGATCTGTGGCGGCGGTCCACGTCCGGCCATTTTTCATTTGGGTTCCATGCAATGCACCCGCGCATTTGATTTTCCGGGACGCGTGCATCTCTGCGACTTTGTGGACGACTCTGTGATTATTGGCGGCGAACACAACCACGTGCAGTTCTACACGCTCAACGGCAAGCTAGAGGCAAACATTCCCGTAGAGCACACAGCCAGCTATTCGTCGATCTGGCAAATGAATCCATTCAAGTTCATGTCGATCGCCGGATTTAGCAACAAGTTGCACATACTAAAGGATTTCCGTTTCCTAGACAGCAAAATCGAATTGTACGGCAATGTGTTGGGTGATGATGTAGATACTGAAGATGGTGAACAGCAGGACGAGGATGCTTCATTTTAA
- the LOC117786813 gene encoding tRNA (guanine(37)-N1)-methyltransferase, producing MFSVFLRPPHLKISNLLIISKRLRHYYRNMDCTELLPPVSVRGMNVLKRTDFQKCVKIPRLTVPESQVQRVIPLVKKLMLKMEHLQPVRSVESGREILLHPLPVKNWQSLPINELEKQQVTEDNFCHAELELNYENWSANEILKSVLPADEEGLSSFSRIGHIVHLNLRDHLLPYKQLIGEVLRDKLPNIRTVVNKASTIDNTYRNFQLELICGEPDYQVETKENGVPFEFDFSKVYWNPRLSTEHERIVKMLHPGDVLYDVFAGVGPFSVPAAKKRCHVLANDLNPVSFHWLQHNAKRNKCLPHIKMFNKDGREFILKELREDLLQRWSTAAATSYSMHVTMNLPAMAVEFLDAFRGLYTIEEMAELPEPLNYPQVHVYSFAKGEDTKKLVRQLVESNLGASLDAELQGISFVRNVAPNKDMYRVSFSLTRELLTTTKQTLRKRPAEEDDDVAEATTKVKCV from the coding sequence ATGTTTTCCGTGTTCTTACGGCCTCCCCATTTAAAAATCTCAAACTTGCTGATAATATCCAAACGTTTGCGACACTACTACCGCAATATGGACTGCACGGAGTTGCTGCCACCTGTCTCAGTGCGTGGAATGAATGTGCTTAAGCGCACCGACTTTCAAAAATGCGTAAAAATTCCCAGGCTCACAGTGCCCGAGTCTCAAGTACAGCGTGTAATTCCGCTGGTAAAGAAACTGATGCTAAAAATGGAGCACCTACAACCTGTGCGTTCAGTGGAGAGTGGACGTGAGATTCTGCTGCATCCGTTGCCCGTCAAGAACTGGCAATCGCTGCCCATCAATGAGCTGGAAAAGCAACAAGTAACTGAGGATAATTTCTGCCATGCTGAGCTCGAATTGAACTACGAGAATTGGAGCGCCAATGAGATACTGAAGAGTGTGCTGCCCGCGGATGAAGAGGGACTCTCCTCCTTCTCGCGCATTGGCCACATTGTCCATCTGAATCTACGTGATCATCTGCTGCcctataaacaattaattggcGAGGTGCTCCGGGATAAGTTGCCCAATATTCGAACCGTGGTCAACAAGGCTTCCACCATTGACAACACCTATCGCAATTTTCAGCTGGAGCTGATATGCGGTGAACCAGACTATCAGGTGGAGACCAAGGAGAATGGTGTCCCCTTTGAGTTTGACTTCTCCAAAGTGTATTGGAATCCGCGTCTGTCCACAGAGCACGAGCGCATTGTCAAAATGCTGCATCCAGGCGATGTTCTTTATGATGTATTCGCTGGTGTTGGGCCTTTTAGTGTGCCGGCGGCCAAGAAGCGTTGCCATGTCCTGGCAAACGATCTGAATCCTGTCAGCTTTCACTGGCTTCAGCATAATGCCAAGCGGAATAAGTGTCTGCCCCACATTAAAATGTTCAACAAAGATGGACGAGAGTTCATATTGAAGGAGCTGCGCGAGGATTTGTTGCAAAGGTGGAGCACTGCTGCAGCCACGTCATACAGCATGCATGTGACCATGAATCTTCCGGCAATGGCTGTGGAATTTCTAGATGCATTTCGTGGATTATATACAATCGAGGAGATGGCTGAGCTGCCAGAGCCTCTGAACTATCCCCAAGTGCATGTTTACTCCTTTGCCAAGGGTGAGGACACCAAGAAGCTGGTCCGACAGCTGGTGGAAAGCAATCTGGGTGCTTCATTAGACGCAGAGCTACAGGGTATAAGTTTTGTGCGTAACGTAGCGCCCAA
- the LOC117786860 gene encoding adenylate kinase isoenzyme 1-like isoform X2, whose amino-acid sequence MSDIPIIWVLGGPGCGKGTQCAKIVEKYGFTHLSSGDLLRDEVSSGSDKGRELQAIMTSGALVPNQEVLSLLNNAVTRAKGNSKGFLIDGYPREKNQGIAFEEQIAPADLALYFECSEETMLKRILSRAAAAAVKRADDNEATIRSRLQTFKQNTSDILGLYADKTLTINAERDVDDIFIDVVDAIDCILKKKQKAVKAC is encoded by the exons Atg TCTGATATTCCTATCATCTGGGTTCTGGGCGGTCCCGGCTGTGGCAAGGGCACCCAATGCGCCAAAATTGTCGAGAAATATGGATTCACACATCTGAGCAGCGGTGATTTGCTGCGCGACGAG GTCAGCTCTGGCTCGGATAAGGGGCGTGAATTGCAGGCGATCATGACCAGCGGAGCTTTGGTGCCAAACCAGGAGGTGCTCTCCCTGCTGAATAACGCCGTGACACGTGCCAAGGGCAACTCAAAGGGTTTCCTTATCGATGGTTATCCACGCGAGAAGAATCAGGGTATTGCCTTTGAGGAGCAAATTGCACCCGCCGATTTGGCTTTATACTTTGAATGCTCCGAGGAGACGATGCTGAAGCGCATCCTATCacgagcagctgctgccgctgtgaAGCGGGCTGATGACAATGAGGCAACAATTCGATCCCGTTTGCAAACCTTCAAGCAAAATACAAGCGACATTTTGGGACTATATGCCGATAAGACGCTAACG ATCAATGCGGAACGTGATGTGGATGATATATTCATCGATGTTGTGGATGCCATCGACTGCATACTAAAGAAAAAGCAGAAAGCAGTGAAGGCTTGTTAG
- the LOC117786865 gene encoding adenylate kinase isoenzyme 1-like, with product MNVPIVWIMGGQGSGKSTLSQSIVDKYGYKHLDPSAMVDREINTNTEKGKEFSLKRNQGEEIPLTDIINLIEGELMGNRGGFKGFVVDGYPQNQSDAVILEETIGSPDLIIALQVNQDTAATRRSSIGSTVTSTISFYNKNAAPVLAKYSNKIMQIDGERDAQEIFNDIVPNMDTITKNRGNPITIQR from the exons ATG AATGTACCAATTGTATGGATCATGGGTGGACAAGGCAGCGGTAAGAGCACCCTATCACAGAGCATTGTAGACAAGTATGGCTATAAGCATTTGGATCCCAGTGCCATGGTAGACAGAGAG ATTAATACCAACACTGAAAAGGGCAAAGAATTTAGCTTGAAACGCAATCAAGGTGAAGAGATTCCACTGACTGacattataaatttgataGAGGGGGAGCTAATGGGTAATCGAGGTGGCTTTAAGGGCTTTGTCGTTGATGG CTACCCACAAAATCAGAGCGATGCGGTAATTTTGGAAGAAACTATTGGATCTCCTGATTTGATCATCGCTCTGCAGGTTAATCAAGATACGGCTGCGACGCGAAGATCGTCCATAGGTTCCACTGTCACTTCAACTATAAGCTTCTACAATAAGAATGCTGCTCCAGTGTTAgctaaatattcaaataaaataatgcaaattgaTGGAGAACGCGATGCCCAAGagatttttaatgatattgtGCCCAATATGGATACCATAACAAAGAATCGCGGCAATCCCATAACAATTCAACGTTAA